From Miscanthus floridulus cultivar M001 chromosome 15, ASM1932011v1, whole genome shotgun sequence, the proteins below share one genomic window:
- the LOC136506510 gene encoding probable serine/threonine-protein kinase PBL7: MLSWLRRFPNDVIHRKGNGTTTGRRTSSSTSWRNKSNSFTARIIRCASSVVDTAGRRHDDDDDEDDDCRLPSSPPPPAPPNHYNNDNGRNTSVISAKALSFRELADAAGNFRQANFLGEGGFGRVYKACLRIAGEDDLPVAIKQLDRNGFQGNNEFMVEVLMLSMLHHPNLVSLVGYCAEGDQRLLVYEYMALGSLEDHLLLLHGDDDHDNDGSQQQHGPLPWRTRMKIALGAARGLEYLHENTVIYRDLKSSNILLDQGYNPKLSDFGLAKLLPAPRTDSSSSSSSSSSSSSNKVMGTYGYCAPEYLRTGKLSAKSDVYSFGVLLLELITGRRAIDASRPDGEQSLVGWAARIFGDPKRFPELVDPRLAMAMLGPAASELKQAVGVASMCLQEHYALRPVMTDVVMALSFLSIDSPPC; this comes from the coding sequence ATGCTAAGTTGGCTCCGACGCTTCCCTAACGATGTGATCCATAGGAAGGGCAATGGCACCACCACAGGCCGgaggacctcctcctccacctcttggAGGAACAAGAGCAACAGCTTCACCGCACGGATCATCCGTTGTGCCTCCTCTGTGGTCGATACAGCAGGCCGCcgacacgacgacgacgacgatgaagatgatgattgtCGTCTACCGTCGTcgcctcctcctccagcaccACCAAATCATTataataatgacaatggcagaaacACCAGTGTCATCTCGGCCAAAGCCTTGTCGTTCCGCGAGCTAGCTGACGCCGCAGGAAACTTTCGCCAAGCCAACTTCCTCGGCGAGGGGGGATTCGGTCGCGTCTACAAGGCCTGCCTGCGCATTGCTGGTGAGGACGACCTTCCGGTGGCCATCAAGCAGCTGGACCGCAATGGCTTCCAGGGCAACAATGAGTTCATGGTGGAGGTGCTCATGCTCAGCATGCTGCACCACCCCAACCTCGTCAGCCTCGTTGGTTACTGCGCCGAGGGTGACCAACGCCTGCTCGTCTATGAGTACATGGCACTAGGATCCCTCGAGGACCACCTGTTGCTGCTGCATGGTGATGACGATCATGACAACGATGGCAGCCAACAGCAGCATGGCCCTTTGCCTTGGCGCACGAGGATGAAGATCGCGCTCGGCGCGGCGCGGGGCCTAGAGTACCTGCATGAAAACACTGTCATCTACCGAGATCTCAAGTCCTCCAACATCCTCCTCGACCAAGGCTACAATCCCAAGCTCTCCGACTTCGGCCTCGCCAAGCTCCTCCCCGCCCCGCGCACTGACtcatcctcctcgtcgtcgtcgtcctcctcatcAAGCAGCAACAAGGTGATGGGCACGTATGGGTACTGTGCGCCGGAGTACTTGCGGACAGGAAAGCTCAGCGCCAAGTCGGACGTCTATAGCTTTGGGGTGCTTCTGCTGGAGCTCATCACCGGCCGACGAGCCATCGACGCCAGCCGGCCGGATGGCGAGCAAAGCCTCGTTGGATGGGCGGCACGGATATTTGGTGACCCCAAGAGGTTCCCTGAGCTGGTGGACCCTCGGTTGGCGATGGCAATGCTAGGGCCTGCAGCATCGGAGCTGAAGCAGGCCGTGGGTGTGGCATCCATGTGCTTGCAGGAACACTACGCCCTGCGTCCTGTCATGACCGACGTCGTCATGGCCCTTTCCTTCCTCTCCATTGATTCTCCTccctgctag